In the Elizabethkingia bruuniana genome, AATCTTTGGCAAAATGTTGCTCCATTGGTAAAAAGCAAAAAATTAAAAGCCATACTTATCGAAGTTTCTTTTGAAAATGAGAGGGCTGAAAATGCACTTTTTGGTCATCTTACACCAAAGCTTTTAAATGAAGAGCTTTCTGTTCTGGCTAAGACAGCTCAGCAAAAAGACCTGAAAGATTTAAAGATTATTATCACTCATTTAAAACCCGGAGGTAACCGGATTGAGATTATCAAGAAGGAACTTACGGAAAATAATCCATTGAAAGTTCAGTTAATATTCCCGGAACAGGGACAGAAAATTCAGCTTTAATTATATTGAAGTTATAAAAACAAAAAGCGCGAAGAAAAATTTTCTTCGCGCTTTTTGTTTTTATAACTTCCACTAACGGGTAAGATGCTTATATTTCTTCAGAACAATTGTTTTGTAAAATGCATATGTAAGCATTACTCCCATTATAGCCATTCCTGAACCTACAAGCACCGGAGTATTATATGCAAAGCCCAGAGTAATTGGAATTCCACCCAAATAAGCTCCTAAAGTATTTCCCATATTAAAACTAGCCTGCCCCGCTGCTGCTGCTAGAGTTTCTGCTCCTTCAGCAGTACGTATTAACATAATCTGTATAGGTGCTCCTATAGTAAACGATATTAATCCTGTAATAAAGGCCATAGGATAAGCCGTCCATTCTATTGGAGAGGTAAAGTATACCACTACAAGACAAACAGCCATAGAAGAGAAACAAATCATCGCTGCTTTGGTTGGTGAAATAGAATCTGCAAGCTTTCCACCCAATAAATTACCAAAACACATCCCCAGTCCTACCAAAATCATAATAAAAGGGACTTTCCCTGCAGCTATTCCCGAAACGTTTGTCACTAATGGTGCTATATAGCTAATCCATGCAAAGAGACCGCCTGTTCCTACAGAAATTAAAACAATTAGCAACCAGGCTTCTGGTCTTTTAAAATAAGAAAGCTGTGAGAAAATATTCTCAGAATTACTTGAAGCAATATTAGGCAGCCAAAAGAAAATTGATAAAGCCGTTCCTAACCCCAAGAAACAGATAATTCCGTATGTAATTCTCCATGAATAATGATGCCCGAGGAATGTTCCTAACGGAACTCCCAACAGGTTAGCTATTGTCATCCCTGTAAACATAATGGAAATATACTGGGCTTCTTTGCCTTTAGGTGCCATTTTAGCAGCAACCACAGACCCTACACCAAAGAAAGCTCCGTGTGGTAATCCGGACATAAAACGGGTAAGCTGCATACTCCAGTGATTTGGAGCAATCGCAAAAAGACCATTGAACACAAAAAACATCAACATCAGTAAAATAAGTACTTTTTTCGGCGGATATTTACTAGTGAACAAAACCAGAATAGGTGCTCCAACAAAAACACCCAATGCATATAATGCAATAAGATGTGCCGCTACAGGTATATTCACTCCTATATCTCCGGCAATATCCGGTAAAATACCCATCATTGTAAATTCCGTCATTCCGATGGATAAACCACCAAAAGCAAGTGCCAATAATCCCTTTTTCATCACCTTAATATTTCTGTTCGTTTTTTGAAGGCGCAAATTTACGACCTTTCAAAAGAATATCTACTGAATTGATATAGATTAAGTCTATTAAGATTTGTTCATAGTAAGAATACAATTTAAAAAATCGGAAAAGAATCGGAAAAATTCTATTTTTGTATATGACTATTTATAATACAAAAGAATGGTTTAAGGCTGTAGTATTCATCCATAAAACCGATACCTTCAGAAAACTTTTTCCCTATATTATATTCATGGGGGTTATTTCGTGGGGAATTGCATATTGGGAACTTGAAAGTCTAAAGCTTTCTGATAAAAGCTGGGTAAAGAATATTACCACTGTCCACAGTCTTCTGGGGTTTGTTTTATCCCTGTTACTAGTATTCCGTACCAATTCGGCCTACGATCGTTGGTGGGAGGCACGAAAACAATGGGGAGCTTTAACCAATACTTCCAGAAACCTGGCTATAAAGCTTAATGCTTATTTACCAAAGGAAGACACAAAGAACAGAAATTTTTACAGAAAAGCTATTGCGCTTTACCCACAAGCTTTATTCTCTTTTTTACGTTCTGATTATTCTACCTTCATGCTGGACGATATACAACATCCGGAGCTTAACTTTGACTCCAAACATGGACCCAATCAGGTAGCCAGCCTCATATACAATAACGTTAATCAGCTATATAAAGACAAGATTATAACCGATGCTCAATTTATCAATATCAATCAGGATATCACAGATCTCACCAATATATGTGGTGCATGCGAACGTATAAAAAACACGCCCATCCCCTATTCTTATAGCTCTTTTATTAAAAAATTCATTGTTCTCTACGTTATTACACTTCCTTTCGGTTTTGTATTCTCTATGGGCTATTTTGTAACTTTAGTTGTTCCTTTTATTTTCTATATTCTGGCTTCTCTGGAACTTATTGCTGAAGCTATTGAAGATCCTTTTGGTACAGATGCAGATGATTTACCAATTGAAAAAATGGCCTTGAATATTAAAAAGCACGTTGGCGAACTGATTTAAATAAATAACCTGATAACCAGTCATGAACTCAATCCTAAACATCATAAAAAAACTGCGTCCAATCCATCGTGTGATGCTTTCCATTATTATTTCAGGTCTTATTTTTGTCATTGTACCATCAGAACTTCCTGTACTTCCGCGAATACTGATTACATGGTTGGGATTTGCTATTACTTACATTTCAATATGCTGGATCACAATATTTACAATGAATGTTACCGAAATAATAAGAAAAGCCAGTATAGAAGACGGAAGCAAAGCATTTGTATTTCTATTTGTTATTCTGGCCTCATTCGCATGTTTATTCACCGTACTTCTTATGGTAATGGGATTTAATGATAAAAATATCAGCCAATGGTTTATGGTTCTTATTGCTGTAGGCAGCATGATTTCTTCATGGGCACTGGTACACACATTATACATTTTTCATTATGCACATTTGTATTACAAGACAAAAGGAGGAAAAGGTTTAGACTATCCTGGAGATGAGAAACCTGATTATCTGGACTTTGCTTACTTTTCCTTTGTTATGGGGTGTACATTTCAGGTTTCCGATGTGGAAATTTCATCTAAAGAAATCCGTCGTGTAGCATTGTTTCATGGTTTACTTTCCTTTGCTCTCAATACTTTTGTTGTAGCGCTAACTATAAATATTATAGCAGGCCTTATTCACTAAAAAACAATTATGTCATCAGATATTGTTAAAAGATTCGACCGTATTATGGCTATTTTCATTCATCTGCAATCCAGACGTACGGTACGTGCACAGGATCTTGCAGATCGTTTTGAGGTAAGCCTAAGAACAATTTACAGAGATATAAAAAGCCTTGAACAGGCAGGAATCCCTATTTACAGCGAAGCCGGAACCGGATATGAACTAATGGAAGGATACAAACTTCCTCCGGTGATGTTTTCTCAGGAGGAAGCACTAAGTTTTATTGCGGCGGAAAAATTAATGGACAGATTTATTGATGAGGGTTTAAAGCAAAACTTTCTTTCGGCAACCTATAAAATAAAATCTGTTCTAAGAATGTCTGAAAAGGATTTACTTTCTACTTTGGAGAATCAGATTATTATTCACAAACCCCAACATAGTACATCAGTACAAAAAGCTCCTGACCATACTATGGAAACGCTGTTTAATGCTATTGCACAGCAAAAACAGGTAAGAATAGATTACAAGGGTGTGCAGGATAGCAAATGCCAGGAAAGGATAATAGAACCTGTTGGATTATTTTATGAACAAGGACATTGGTATATACAGGCTTATTGTCTCCTCCGCAATGATTACAGACAGTTTCGTACTGATAGAATATCGGGAATTCAGATTATGGAAATAGGTTTTTCTAAAAAACACCCACATCTGAAACAACTTTTACCGGAGAAAAAAAATGAACATAAAGGTACCGAAGCCATTATAAGGGTACACAATTCTTTTGCCGGTTATATGAAATGGGATCGCCATTATTATGGCTTCATTTCCGAGAAAGATTTGGGAGAAGAGACCGAAATGGTATTCTCAATAAGGGATATAGATAATGGATTTCCTCGATGGTTACTCATGTTTGGGGACCGCCTTACCATTATAAAGCCTGAATCTCTAAAAAATGATGTGCAAGACTTACTGGAAACCCAATTAGAAAGAATAAAAAACTCCGGTCAATAGCCGGAGTTTAATTTTATATTGGTGTATTTATCTTTCCCAGAAAAAAGGAGGTTCAATTCCTAGTGCTCTTAAATAAACATATCCCTGAGCCCTGTGATGAATTTCATTGTCTATAAAATACAAAATGTTATCTTTTATCGGAAAATTATATTGTCCGAAAAGATTATGATTTTTGGGAAAATCTTTTTCCGGAATTTTATTATATAGATCAATAATTACCGGAGTCTCTTCATCCCATTTTGCTAATAACTCTGCTTTTGTATTCAAATTCAAATCATGGTTATATGCTTCTTCGGATCTATTAACTATTCCATGTAATCCGGGACTTGCAATAGAAAGAAGTTCTTTTACCATATCCGAAAAAGGGCGCATACCTTCTACCGAGAATTCAAATAATTCTTTTTCCGGAAATTTTTCAATCACTCTTCTTGTAAGATTTCTGTGTCCTAACCAGTGGTTAAGCAAATCTTCTTTACCCATAAATGTTTCTTGTTTTGAAATTTGTGTAGTTTCCATATTGTTTGAGATTAAATTTTATTTCTGATTCAAAGGTAATTCGGGTTTGTGACAACAGTTTGTCAACAGTATTTTTTTATATTAAAATGTAACAAAAAAGAATTTTCAACTACTAATTGTAAACAATTATCTAATTAAATATGAAAAAAGGAATATTATCATTTGCTTCATTAGCCTTCCTAGGAGTGCTGATGAATGCTCAGGAAATTAAATTTGAGGAGTATGATCTCCCAAATGGTTTGCACGTAATTTTGCATCAGGATAACTCAGCACCAGTTGTTACTACCGGAGTAATGTACCATGTTGGTTCTAAAGATGAAGTAAAAGGAAGAACGGGATTTGCTCACTTTTTTGAGCATCTTCTTTTTGAAGGAACTCCAAACATTAAAAGAGGAGATTGGTTCAAAATTGTATCCTCCAATGGTGGTACCAACAATGCCAATACTACACAGGACAGAACCTATTATTATGAGACATTTCCTTCTAATAATGAACAGTTAGGACTTTGGATGGAAGCGGAAAGAATGCGTAGTGCAATAATTAATCAGATTGGTGTAGACACGCAAAGAGAAGTTGTGAAAGAAGAGAAAAGAATGAGAATAGATAATGCTCCATATGGAGGTATTATTTATCGTACATCTATATATCCTCACCTTTTTGATAAACACCCATATGGAGGATCTGTTATTGGTTCTATGGAAGATTTAAATTCTGCTAAACTAGATGAATTTCAGGCATTCTATAAAAAATACTACGTCCCAAACAACGCTACTTTAGTTGTTGCCGGAGATATTAAACCGGCGCAGACTAAAAAATGGATACAGGAATATTATGGTAGCATTCCAAAAGGAACAGTTACCCCTAAGAACTTCCCGAAAGACGAGCCAATTATTAAAGAAAAAGAGGTTACAACAACTGACGCAAATATCCAACTTCCCGCATATGTTTTTGCTTACAGAACATTATCAAATAAAGAAAGGGATGCATATGTACTCAATATGCTTTCAGCTTATTTAAGCGGCGGTAAATCATCTGTTCTTTATAAAAAATTAGTAGATCAGGAAAAAAAAGCACTTGAAATTGCATCAATTTCAGACGGACTTGAAGATGCCGGAGTATTTTCTTTCTTTGCAATCCCAATGGGACAAACACCGAAACAAGTACTACAAACAGAAATAGATGCAGAAATTAAAAAATTGCAGACAACGTTAATTTCCCAGGAAGATTATCAAAAACTTCAGAATAGATTTGAAACCCAATTTGTAAATCAAAACTCAAGTATTCAGGGTATTGCAGGTTCTTTAGCTACAAACCATGTATTGTTAGGTAATACTAACCTCATTAACAAAGAAATAGATATTTACAGATCTATCACAAGAGAAGATCTGCAAAATGCTGCAAAAAAATATCTGAATCCTAACCAAAGAGTTATCATTAATTACATTCCTGAAAAAAAATAAACACATGAAAAGACATATTACATATATCGCTGCAAGCTTTCTAATTTCAGGAATGATGACAGCACAGAATATAGATCTTAACGCTATGCCTAAACCAGGGCCTACGCCAAGTATTAATATAAC is a window encoding:
- a CDS encoding MFS transporter, which produces MKKGLLALAFGGLSIGMTEFTMMGILPDIAGDIGVNIPVAAHLIALYALGVFVGAPILVLFTSKYPPKKVLILLMLMFFVFNGLFAIAPNHWSMQLTRFMSGLPHGAFFGVGSVVAAKMAPKGKEAQYISIMFTGMTIANLLGVPLGTFLGHHYSWRITYGIICFLGLGTALSIFFWLPNIASSNSENIFSQLSYFKRPEAWLLIVLISVGTGGLFAWISYIAPLVTNVSGIAAGKVPFIMILVGLGMCFGNLLGGKLADSISPTKAAMICFSSMAVCLVVVYFTSPIEWTAYPMAFITGLISFTIGAPIQIMLIRTAEGAETLAAAAGQASFNMGNTLGAYLGGIPITLGFAYNTPVLVGSGMAIMGVMLTYAFYKTIVLKKYKHLTR
- a CDS encoding DinB family protein, with protein sequence METTQISKQETFMGKEDLLNHWLGHRNLTRRVIEKFPEKELFEFSVEGMRPFSDMVKELLSIASPGLHGIVNRSEEAYNHDLNLNTKAELLAKWDEETPVIIDLYNKIPEKDFPKNHNLFGQYNFPIKDNILYFIDNEIHHRAQGYVYLRALGIEPPFFWER
- a CDS encoding DUF1345 domain-containing protein; this encodes MNSILNIIKKLRPIHRVMLSIIISGLIFVIVPSELPVLPRILITWLGFAITYISICWITIFTMNVTEIIRKASIEDGSKAFVFLFVILASFACLFTVLLMVMGFNDKNISQWFMVLIAVGSMISSWALVHTLYIFHYAHLYYKTKGGKGLDYPGDEKPDYLDFAYFSFVMGCTFQVSDVEISSKEIRRVALFHGLLSFALNTFVVALTINIIAGLIH
- a CDS encoding M16 family metallopeptidase — encoded protein: MKKGILSFASLAFLGVLMNAQEIKFEEYDLPNGLHVILHQDNSAPVVTTGVMYHVGSKDEVKGRTGFAHFFEHLLFEGTPNIKRGDWFKIVSSNGGTNNANTTQDRTYYYETFPSNNEQLGLWMEAERMRSAIINQIGVDTQREVVKEEKRMRIDNAPYGGIIYRTSIYPHLFDKHPYGGSVIGSMEDLNSAKLDEFQAFYKKYYVPNNATLVVAGDIKPAQTKKWIQEYYGSIPKGTVTPKNFPKDEPIIKEKEVTTTDANIQLPAYVFAYRTLSNKERDAYVLNMLSAYLSGGKSSVLYKKLVDQEKKALEIASISDGLEDAGVFSFFAIPMGQTPKQVLQTEIDAEIKKLQTTLISQEDYQKLQNRFETQFVNQNSSIQGIAGSLATNHVLLGNTNLINKEIDIYRSITREDLQNAAKKYLNPNQRVIINYIPEKK
- a CDS encoding bestrophin family protein; the protein is MTIYNTKEWFKAVVFIHKTDTFRKLFPYIIFMGVISWGIAYWELESLKLSDKSWVKNITTVHSLLGFVLSLLLVFRTNSAYDRWWEARKQWGALTNTSRNLAIKLNAYLPKEDTKNRNFYRKAIALYPQALFSFLRSDYSTFMLDDIQHPELNFDSKHGPNQVASLIYNNVNQLYKDKIITDAQFININQDITDLTNICGACERIKNTPIPYSYSSFIKKFIVLYVITLPFGFVFSMGYFVTLVVPFIFYILASLELIAEAIEDPFGTDADDLPIEKMALNIKKHVGELI
- a CDS encoding helix-turn-helix transcriptional regulator, translating into MSSDIVKRFDRIMAIFIHLQSRRTVRAQDLADRFEVSLRTIYRDIKSLEQAGIPIYSEAGTGYELMEGYKLPPVMFSQEEALSFIAAEKLMDRFIDEGLKQNFLSATYKIKSVLRMSEKDLLSTLENQIIIHKPQHSTSVQKAPDHTMETLFNAIAQQKQVRIDYKGVQDSKCQERIIEPVGLFYEQGHWYIQAYCLLRNDYRQFRTDRISGIQIMEIGFSKKHPHLKQLLPEKKNEHKGTEAIIRVHNSFAGYMKWDRHYYGFISEKDLGEETEMVFSIRDIDNGFPRWLLMFGDRLTIIKPESLKNDVQDLLETQLERIKNSGQ